A stretch of Fusarium poae strain DAOMC 252244 chromosome 2, whole genome shotgun sequence DNA encodes these proteins:
- a CDS encoding hypothetical protein (CAZy:AA7): protein MPGLVSERTWSGLADILPEGQVLLPGTEAYEKAVFVGNLSYRYTNPAVVVQAMSVEDVRSTVTFAKQNEIKLTAKSGGHSFMGYCLNEGGIVLDMSQMKGCHVDSENMTIDMQGGLLWEDVYNKHLQDKRDIVIGGQCASIGVSGFTLGGGISPFSRSYGLGCDNLLEMTIVTASGDLVTVSRDDKDQKKRDLFWALCGGGGGNLGVTVSMKSKLHKLRDQEGKVVSGQLTWNLPQQQEAFDQAMQTFNSNRCPSELAIDAFWSHGPNKQLTGGMAVIYNGCVEKAQEVLKPILAQGPITNTLQEMSWTDCVEKSEGWDAESKVYHHHASFIFAEGAITPELTSTVAGLVKEAADVVGVTEENKVNQPNCHFSWSHIGAKTEEIPAEDTAFYWRDGHYVATFKAQWTDKNKRDNVMNFMAKCQAKLSSFAIEQKAAYVNYIDGTVQNWQEAYYGENYSRLQKVKAEWDSDDFFNHQQSIKPVSLDTLAISYSKEVLEKAQLQQMEIWWEDSVFTVAGAPWHAQGGPIAVLARC, encoded by the exons ATGCCAGGTCTTGTAAGCGAGCGTACTTGGAGCGGTCTGGCAGACATTCTGCCTGAAGGACAGGTCCTGCTACCAGGAACAGAAGCATATGAGAAAGCTG TTTTTGTTGGCAACTTAAGCTATCGCTACACCAACCCAGCTGTCGTTGTCCAGGCTATGTCAGTCGAAGATGTCAGATCTACCGTCACGTTCGCCAAGCAAAATGAGATCAAGCTCACTGCTAAGAGTGGTGGCCACTCCTTCATGGGGTATTGTCTCAACGAAGGCGGAATTGTTCTTGACATGAGTCAGATGAAAGGATGTCATGTTGACTCCGAGAATATGACCATTGATATGCAAGGCGGACTTCTCTGGGAAGATGTCTACAACAAGCACTTACAGGATAAGCGAGACATTGTCATCGGTGGACAGTGCGCTTCTATTGGTGTCAGCGGCTTCACGCTTGGTGGGGGCATTAGCCCTTTCTCGCGTAGCTATGGACTCGGCTGTGACAATCTGCTCGAGATGACCATCGTCACAGCGAGCGGCGATTTAGTCACGGTGTCGAGAGACGACAAAGACCAAAAGAAACGCGATCTCTTCTGGGCTCTTTGTGGCGGAGGCGGCGGGAACCTCGGTGTCACTGTCTCGATGAAGTCCAAGTTGCACAAGCTtagagatcaagaaggcaaGGTCGTGTCTGGTCAGCTCACATGGAACCTTCCACAGCAACAGGAAGCTTTCGATCAGGCCATGCAGACTTTCAACTCCAACAGGTGCCCTTCTGAGTTGGCAATCGATGCCTTTTGGTCACACGGACCGAACAAGCAGCTCACTGGTGGGATGGCAGTCATCTACAACGGCTGTGTGGAGAAGGCACAGGAAGTCCTCAAGCCAATCCTTGCCCAGGGACCTATTACCAACACCCTGCAAGAGATGTCTTGGACCGATTGTGTCGAGAAATCCGAGGGCTGGGATGCTGAAAGCAAGGTCTATCACCACCATGCGTCATTCATATTCGCTGAAGGAGCCATCACTCCGGAACTCACTTCCACCGTTGCGGGCCTTGTCAAGGAAGCCGCAGATGTCGTCGGCGTCACAGAAGAGAACAAGGTCAACCAGCCGAACTGTCACTTTTCATGGAGTCACATTGGTGCCAAGACTGAAGAGATTCCTGCCGAAGATACAGCATTCTATTGGCGTGATGGCCACTACGTCGCTACCTTCAAGGCGCAGTGGACAGACAAGAACAAGCGTGACAATGTCATGAACTTTATGGCAAAGTGTCAAGCCAAATTGTCATCCTTTGCCATTGAACAAAAGGCCGCCTATGTAAATTATATCGACGGCACAGTTCAGAACTGGCAGGAAGCGTATTATGGAGAGAACTACTCTCGTCTGCAAAAGGTCAAGGCGGAGTGGGATTCTGACGACTTCTTCAATCACCAGCAGTCTATCAAGCCAGTTAGTCTTGACACCCTCGCGATCTCATACAGCAAGGAAGTTCTTGAGAAGGCTCAGCTTCAACAGATGGAGATTTGGTGGGAGGATAGCGTGTTTACTGTCGCGGGAGCACCTTGGCACGCCCAAGGTGGACCAATCGCTGTGCTCGCGAGATGCTGA
- a CDS encoding hypothetical protein (SECRETED:SignalP(1-20)) codes for MKTSITTLLSLFLLTPFVDAAKQTTSWLEPEHGFFNIANFTFDTGEVLDDLEIHYQTLGKLKVNKDGSNNAVVLLHSTTLSGEQFLSEDFGAVLFNKGQLLDANDYFIIMRDAIGHGNSSKPSNTGLRASFPKYQYPDIIRADHLLLTDHFGLNRTRLTLGVSMGGMHIWMMGAEYPGFSDALMPISSSPVEVAGHNRLFRKFITELITLDPAWKGGDYEEQPVAGLGGSLMIQLTMLSSPAYWQRGFPTRKAMDEYVDQGIIPRLGEFDANDQLYAWNSSQTYNPKAGLKNIKVPLTAVNTADDWMNPVELGFLEDGVVNDMTPGYGRAIILPASNETTGHDSYIKAELWKDELEKLLARSG; via the coding sequence ATGAAAACCTCCATCACGACTCTCCTCTCCCTGTTTCTCTTAACCCCCTTCGTTGATGCCGCAAAACAAACCACTTCCTGGCTCGAACCAGAACATGGCTTTTTCAACATAGCCAACTTCACCTTTGACACGGGCGAGGTCCTAGACGACCTCGAAATCCACTACCAGACTCTCGGGAAACTCAAAGTCAACAAAGACGGCTCCAACAATGCTGTTGTTCTCCTCCACTCTACTACTTTGTCTGGCGAGCAGTTTCTCAGTGAGGACTTTGGTGCTGTCCTGTTCAACAAGGGTCAGCTGCTCGATGCCAATGATTACTTCATTATCATGCGTGATGCCATTGGACATGGGAACTCGAGTAAACCTAGCAACACTGGCTTACGCGCTTCGTTCCCCAAGTACCAATATCCTGACATCATCCGTGCCGACCACCTCCTGCTGACTGACCACTTTGGACTGAACCGGACTCGCTTGACGCTCGGTGTTTCCATGGGTGGAATGCATATCTGGATGATGGGTGCTGAATACCCTGGGTTTTCTGATGCCCTCATGCCCATTTCTTCCTCCCCTGTTGAAGTCGCTGGACATAATCGTCTCTTCAGAAAGTTTATCACTGAACTCATCACTCTCGACCCAGCATGGAAAGGTGGCGACTATGAAGAACAGCCTGTCGCTGGTCTTGGCGGTTCGCTTATGATCCAATTGACCATGCTCTCATCTCCGGCTTATTGGCAGCGTGGCTTCCCCACACGCAAAGCAATGGATGAGTACGTGGACCAAGGCATCATCCCTCGCCTGGGAGAGTTCGATGCCAACGATCAGCTTTACGCTTGGAATTCGTCTCAGACATACAACCCCAAGGCCGGACTCAAAAACATCAAGGTTCCTTTGACGGCTGTCAACACTGCGGATGATTGGATGAACCCTGTCGAGTTGGGTTTTCTGGAGGACGGTGTTGTAAATGATATGACACCTGGGTATGGCCGAGCCATAATCCTACCTGCTAGCAATGAGACTACCGGTCATGATAGTTATATCAAGGCGGAGCTTTGGAAAgatgagcttgagaagctgctcGCCAGGTCAGGCTGA
- a CDS encoding hypothetical protein (TransMembrane:10 (i130-149o155-178i190-211o223-244i289-312o332-351i358-379o385-408i420-442o454-474i)): MDTSLPEQLGHKQAKIQDRVSSDNEPSRQHERVPLKRRILRVLWDTADKSPEERKLVNKLDWWILSYCCVAYFVKYLDQTNVNNAYVSGMKEDLQMSGNDLNLLSTYWTVGYIIGQLPSQIIITKIRPSIWLPTAELIWSFIVMGMAGAKNVETLYGLRFIVGLLEASAYPGVMTLLGSWYTPAELGKRACIFQASSSAAQMFSGYLQAALYSGMDGKSGLRAWQWLFVFDGIIGIPICLYGYWAIPDSPNKSKAYWLKENDLQLANERMRLHGRAPAKKLTWKIVRRVVTTWPVYMFCAIFIAHVLGIKIYSYFNLWLKSTGRWSTEEINIIPSAGYGLQIVCTLTYAWVSDALGLRWPLIIAACLVSIIGTIILSTWPEHNLAAMMAGWLLTFCETGAGALIITWINEILSYSTEHRALVIGVVETAAFTFQAWVPLLIYDTGDAPHFPIGYEMATMFFALEIVLTLIILYLSQTRPIS, encoded by the exons ATGGATACTTCTCTACCAGAGCAGCTAGGCCATAAGCAAGCCAAGATCCAAGACAGAGTTTCAAGTGATAATGAGCCTAGCCGACAACATGAAAGGGTGCCTCTAAAAAGACGTATCCTGCGTGTGCTATGGGATACAGCTGACAAGTCGCCCGAGGAAAGAAAACTTGTAAACAAGCTCGATTGGTGGATCTTGTCTTATTGCTGCGTCGCTTATTTTGTCAAGTATCTTGATCAAACCAAT GTCAACAACGCATATGTTTCGGGCATGAAAGAAGATCTCCAAATGTCTGGGAACGACTTGAACCTATTGAGTACCTATTGGACAGTCGGATACATTATCGGTCAGCTTCCTTCtcaaatcatcatcaccaaaatTCGACCCTCAATTTGGTTGCCTACGGCCGAACTTATTTGGAGTTTTATTGTTATGGGTATGGCCGGTGCCAAAAATGTCGAGACTCTGTACGGGCTGCGCTTTATTGTCGGTCTGCTTGAGGCCTCAGCTTATCCTGGTGTCATGACCTTGTTGGGAAGTTGGTACACACCAGCAGAACTCGGGAAACGCGCCTGTATCTTTCAGGCCTCTTCTAGTGCTGCACAGATGTTCTCAGG CTATCTTCAGGCAGCTCTTTATTCCGGTATGGATGGGAAAAGTGGTTTGAGAGCATGGCAATggctctttgtctttgatg GCATTATCGGCATTCCCATCTGTCTGTACGGTTACTGGGCTATCCCCGATTCTCCAAACAAGTCCAAAGCCTACTGGCTAAAGGAGAACGATCTCCAACTTGCAAATGAGCGCATGCGTTTGCACGGACGCGCGCCAGCGAAGAAGCTTACGTGGAAGATTGTTCGCCGTGTTGTGACAACATGGCCCGTCTACATGTTCTGTGCAATCTTTATTGCCCATGTCCTCGGCATCAAGATCTACTCGTACTTTAATCTCTGGCTCAAATCTACGGGTCGCTGGAGCACGGAAGAGATCAACATCATTCCCAGTGCTGGCTATGGACTGCAGATTGTGTGTACACTTACATACGCTTGGGTGTCCGATGCACTCGGCCTTCGATGGCCCCTCATCATTGCCGCATGTCTCGTCTCCATTATAGGCACCATCATCCTATCTACTTGGCCGGAGCATAACCTAGCCGCAATGATGGCAGGGTGGCTTCTTACATTCTGTGAGACTGGTGCCGGAGCGCTGATCATCACTTGGATCAATGAGATTCTTTCTTACTCTACAGAACACCGTGCGCTTGTTATTGGTGTAGTTGAAACTGCGGCCTTCACTTTCCAGGCCTGGGTGCCTTTGCTGATATATGACACTGGGGATGCACCTCACTTTCCAATTGGTTATGAGATGGCGACGATGTTCTTTGCATTGGAGATTGTGTTGACGTTAATTATCTTGTatctcagtcagactcggcccATTTCTTAG
- a CDS encoding hypothetical protein (MEROPS:MER0013479), which translates to MPTEEEALAVYQSAIHFDGLNICNFSQDIFQAWKDGGFTGVSCTCGLWEGLRGSLANVVQWKEWFEEYPDLITQAHTVKDIREAKKSSRTAVLLSWQNTAGIEDQISYLRVFRDLGVRKMQLTYNTQNYSGAGYTELRDSGLTGFGREVVDEMAKLGIVCDLSHVGPQTSEDVINYAPAGKPPCFSHVLPSGLKQHPRNKDDGLIKLLGSKGGFVGLSQFGPHMANDNASTIDDYVDALDYVIGLVGENLVGVGSDASEGHERPSDFMAWCNKDKGYSRQLTPWGSQKVVKPLGLLKDRAQLAVAMARKGWSEEKMRKVLGENWLQYLEKIIGE; encoded by the coding sequence ATGCCGaccgaagaagaagctctAGCAGTTTATCAGTCGGCCATTCACTTCGATGGCCTCAACATCTGCAATTTCTCCCAAGACATCTTCCAAGCATGGAAAGATGGCGGCTTTACTGGAGTATCCTGCACCTGCGGCCTATGGGAGGGTCTTCGCGGCAGCCTCGCCAACGTCGTTCAGTGGAAGGAATGGTTCGAAGAGTATCCAGACTTGATAACGCAAGCACACACAGTCAAGGATATTCGAGAGGCTAAGAAGTCTAGTCGTACAGCTGTACTGCTTAGCTGGCAAAACACAGCGGGCATTGAGGATCAAATATCATATCTGCGTGTGTTTAGGGATCTTGGTGTTCGAAAGATGCAACTCACATACAATACCCAGAACTACAGTGGTGCTGGATACACGGAGCTCAGAGACTCTGGCTTGACGGGATTTGGACGAGAGGTAGTTGACGAGATGGCAAAGCTAGGCATTGTCTGTGACCTTAGTCACGTCGGCCCTCAAACGTCTGAGGATGTCATCAACTACGCTCCCGCTGGAAAACCTCCATGTTTTTCACACGTCTTGCCGAGTGGATTGAAGCAACATCCCCGCAACAAAGATGACGGCTTGATCAAACTTTTAGGATCCAAGGGTGGATTTGTTGGCCTAAGTCAGTTTGGCCCTCACATGGCAAATGATAACGCCAGCACTATAGACGATTACGTCGACGCTCTTGACTACGTGATCGGTCTTGTAGGTGAAAATCTGGTCGGTGTAGGGTCGGATGCCAGTGAAGGTCATGAACGACCAAGCGACTTCATGGCCTGGTGCAACAAAGACAAGGGATATTCCCGTCAGCTTACTCCTTGGGGCAGTCAAAAGGTTGTCAAGCCGCTAGGGCTATTGAAAGACCGTGCACAGTTGGCTGTAGCGATGGCAAGGAAAGGATGGAGTGaagagaagatgaggaaggtATTGGGAGAGAACTGGCTGCAGTATTTAGAAAAGATTATTGGTGAATGA
- a CDS encoding hypothetical protein (SECRETED:SignalP(1-19)~TransMembrane:7 (n3-14c19/20o100-119i131-153o173-197i209-236o256-280i292-312o332-353i)): MHLSWMLVAWACLIGRVLSIDVASFLAQIPECAGSCLLDLATNSTCGIDVECLCADPQLQTVAASCVQSKCLPREALYTLNVTSVACDYPIRDRHQKFDILGISMGIFTTFVVGARLFQKIRFERLLRLDDWVIVFCLVTCLGNTVTCVYVSGNGFGRDAWTNTPYTITEFLRYVYIGQTFYAADVFLTKICVLLFYLRIFPVRSVQIVLWTTIGVAVLSMVVFIVLAIAQCQPISFFWTGWDQLHHGHCIGVNPLAWAIAAVSIAMDFWVLAIPVFQLLQLQMKWQRKLAVTMMFIVGTFVSVVSIIRLQFLVAFGNSTNPTWDFFDTCYWSVIEINVGIWCACMPDLRLLLIKAFPRLKSRSDSRPSYHNKSGSSSRKHGISPHISSHQTEHAIYKGSSRPEPQPDASSSTAELVEMTRFFNESPTHNVA, encoded by the exons ATGCATTTGTCGTGGATGTTGGTGGCATGGGCATGTCTCATTGGACGGGTCCTGAGTATTGATGTTGCGTCTTTTCTCGCCCAGATCCCCGAGTGTGCG GGAAGCTGCCTGCTGGATCTGGCAACAAACTCAACATGTGGAATCGATGTGGAATGTCTCTGTGCCGATCCCCAGCTGCAGACCGTTGCAGCAAGCTGCGTTCAGAGCAAATGTTTACCTCGGGAGGCTCTCT ATACACTCAACGTGACCTCGGTGGCCTGCGACTATCCCATACGCGACCGACATCAAAAGTTCGATATATTAGGCATCTCCATGGGTATATTTACCACATTTGTCGTCGGTGCCCGGCTTTTCCAGAAGATAAGGTTCGAGAGACTATTACGGCTAGATGATTGGGTCATTGTTTTTTGCTTGGTCACCTGTCTCGGCAACACTGTCACTTGTGTCTACG TATCCGGCAATGGCTTCGGAAGGGATGCATGGACAAACACCCCATACACCATCACCGAATTTCTTCGA TATGTCTATATCGGACAGACCTTCTACGCGGCCGACGTCTTCCTAACCAAAATATGCGTCCTACTTTTCTACCTCCGAATTTTCCCTGTCCGATCGGTACAAATAGTTTTATGGACAACAATTGGAGTTGCGGTTCTCAGCATGGTCGTATTTATTGTTTTGGCAATTGCGCAGTGTCAACCTATCAGTTTCTTTTGGACTGGGTGggatcaacttcatcatggACACTGCATTGGAGTCAACCCATTAGCTTGGGCAATTGCAGCTGTGTCTATCGCCATGGACTTTTGGGTGCTCGCAATTCCAGTATTCCAGCTCTTGCAACTGCAAATGAAGTGGCAGAGGAAATTGGCTGTGACAATGATGTTCATCGTCGGTACTTT CGTCAGTGTTGTCAGCATCATTCGTCTGCAATTTCTCGTTGCTTTTGGCAATTCCACCAACCCCACAT GGGACTTTTTCGACACATGTTATTGGTCGGTAATCGAGATTAATGTCGGAATCTGGTGTGCCTGCATGCCTGATCTGAGACTCCTCCTGATAAAGGCATTCCCAAGACTTAAGAGCAGGAGCGATTCTAGACCATCATACCACAACAAGAGTGGGAGCTCGTCGAGAAAACACGGAATATCGCCGCATATCAGTTCTCACCAGACCGAGCATGCCATTTACAAAGGGAGTTCACGTCCAGAACCTCAACCAGATGCGTCATCCAGCACAGCTGAGCTTGTTGAGATGACACGATTTTTTAATGAAAGTCCTACCCATAATGTAGCATAG